Proteins from one Mesotoga infera genomic window:
- a CDS encoding COG1361 family protein: MSKKLLLVLLAVMIAVAAIAAPPAAGTKIKNQAAATYTDGRGVTRTILSNQVITTVLPVYSVLVTPDLIEQPGAAGQTMQFQFRIDNLANTVDTFNTSVNIDPASTFTPQNIEVFYDENGNGVVDPGEELWNNTIPISSGDFRYVIVRYRVPSAAAAGTTATVYLDVDSVSDPVNAFDHDNAARTTVYNDAVLTLFKSATPQEVKAGDEVVYTISGANVGNKAASDITIIDVLPASLEYLGFLDKVPAGMTVNVTGNTVTLHIANLTAGSGFQIRLRVQVKADTLAGIIENVATMTYKTTALETVSRSSNVSTIMVGGPGNETTKVWIGPKGNPEAVDPNDITIKPGVAGTLVEFTNTVKNAGLSTDIINITVAEVFPEGLDNVVAISFFTENLTPLPDTDDNGMQDTGPLAPGETFDITVKIFIPADIDVSVTSITAIMKAISSISPAIFDKTTDKVEPITFPSVAIGNMSGTATDTTVDKNSVNKNADPGSYAYFPLDVVNNSDAADTFSLSADLPAGYTVRFYIDTNGDGVLDPDEMIPITNTGQVSPNSGIRIIARVTVPEGALYTGVAVPVTFYATSLTRPTVEDSQTNTITVNAVRHITLLPSRNGSAAPGQNIDYEHTLTNTGNVAVTVKLYPSSTRGWNFTFLQGGNPVNLDATWPLEPGQSVTGIFRLEVPSDEPLGVTDVAYLRAEVQEDTNVTATVIDITVVVSEKVTLEKAVNKTDAKPGEQLIYTITYADVGTEPINNLIIYDTIPFYTSLDPVIVTDTINFTEPSQVSTDYGVTWEDWATFDKNNLASVTTVKWIIGTLTAGGSGTVVFPVLIDGY; this comes from the coding sequence ATGAGTAAGAAACTTCTACTGGTGCTCCTTGCGGTCATGATAGCTGTTGCCGCGATTGCCGCACCACCTGCCGCCGGCACCAAAATCAAGAACCAGGCCGCGGCTACATATACCGATGGCAGGGGAGTAACCAGAACAATCCTATCGAACCAGGTAATAACCACGGTACTACCTGTCTATTCGGTACTCGTCACACCCGATCTGATAGAACAACCGGGTGCCGCCGGACAGACAATGCAGTTTCAGTTCAGGATCGACAATCTCGCAAACACAGTCGATACTTTCAACACGAGTGTGAATATCGATCCCGCATCGACATTTACTCCGCAAAATATCGAAGTCTTCTACGACGAAAACGGCAACGGTGTCGTTGACCCCGGTGAAGAACTTTGGAACAACACAATCCCGATATCATCGGGTGACTTCAGGTATGTCATAGTCAGGTACAGGGTGCCAAGCGCGGCTGCGGCCGGAACCACCGCCACGGTCTATCTTGATGTTGACTCGGTAAGCGATCCGGTAAATGCTTTCGATCACGACAACGCGGCGCGCACAACGGTCTATAACGATGCCGTGCTGACGCTCTTCAAATCTGCCACCCCGCAGGAAGTCAAGGCCGGCGACGAAGTCGTTTACACGATTTCCGGAGCTAACGTCGGTAACAAGGCAGCTTCAGACATAACCATAATCGACGTTCTGCCGGCAAGTCTTGAATATCTTGGCTTCCTTGACAAAGTTCCGGCAGGTATGACTGTCAATGTAACAGGCAATACAGTGACCCTGCATATCGCCAATCTCACTGCAGGCTCGGGTTTCCAGATTAGACTTAGAGTACAGGTGAAAGCGGATACACTTGCAGGTATCATCGAGAATGTGGCAACGATGACTTACAAAACGACTGCGCTCGAAACTGTGAGCAGGAGCTCCAACGTTTCTACTATCATGGTAGGTGGACCGGGCAATGAGACGACTAAGGTCTGGATCGGTCCCAAGGGTAATCCCGAAGCGGTAGATCCGAACGATATCACGATAAAGCCCGGTGTTGCCGGTACTCTAGTAGAGTTCACGAATACGGTGAAGAATGCCGGTCTCTCGACGGACATAATAAACATTACAGTCGCTGAGGTTTTTCCTGAGGGCCTGGATAATGTTGTCGCTATCTCCTTTTTCACCGAGAATCTTACTCCCCTACCGGATACCGACGACAACGGGATGCAGGACACCGGCCCGCTTGCACCGGGAGAGACCTTCGACATTACAGTCAAGATCTTCATACCCGCAGATATTGATGTTAGCGTCACCTCGATTACCGCTATCATGAAAGCAATCTCTTCGATATCTCCAGCCATTTTCGATAAGACCACAGACAAGGTCGAACCAATAACCTTCCCGTCCGTAGCTATCGGAAATATGTCTGGAACGGCCACCGATACTACCGTAGATAAGAACTCGGTAAACAAGAACGCCGATCCCGGCTCTTATGCATATTTCCCTCTGGACGTTGTAAATAACTCCGATGCTGCCGATACTTTCAGCCTCTCGGCCGATCTTCCGGCGGGCTATACGGTGAGGTTCTATATCGATACCAACGGAGACGGAGTTCTCGATCCAGATGAGATGATACCTATAACAAATACCGGTCAGGTATCTCCAAACAGTGGTATCAGAATCATAGCGAGAGTAACCGTTCCCGAAGGAGCCCTCTACACAGGAGTGGCAGTTCCCGTAACGTTCTATGCGACTTCTCTGACCAGACCCACAGTGGAAGATTCTCAAACAAACACGATCACCGTAAACGCCGTCAGGCACATTACGCTATTGCCATCCAGAAATGGATCGGCCGCTCCCGGACAGAATATCGACTACGAGCACACTCTGACAAACACGGGTAATGTGGCGGTGACCGTCAAGCTCTATCCAAGCTCGACCAGAGGCTGGAACTTCACTTTCCTTCAGGGCGGAAACCCGGTAAATCTAGATGCAACTTGGCCACTCGAGCCCGGCCAGAGTGTAACGGGTATATTCAGGCTTGAGGTCCCGAGTGACGAACCTCTCGGCGTGACTGATGTCGCCTATCTAAGGGCCGAGGTTCAGGAGGACACTAATGTTACGGCAACTGTTATAGATATCACGGTTGTTGTATCGGAAAAGGTCACTCTGGAGAAGGCCGTCAATAAGACCGATGCAAAGCCCGGCGAACAGCTCATCTACACTATAACCTACGCCGACGTCGGAACGGAACCAATCAATAATCTGATCATTTACGACACGATCCCGTTCTACACCTCTCTTGATCCTGTAATAGTAACCGACACGATCAACTTCACCGAACCGTCTCAGGTGAGTACCGATTACGGAGTAACGTGGGAGGACTGGGCAACGTTCGACAAAAACAATCTAGCCTCTGTAACCACCGTTAAGTGGATAATCGGAACACTGACTGCCGGTGGGTCAGGCACGGTTGTCTTCCCGGTGTTGATAGACGGTTATTGA
- a CDS encoding DUF11 domain-containing protein — protein sequence MRGKIVMLLILIFVTTAVVPAPAAGSKIENFAFARYRDIDGNHITIFSDKVVTTVLPVYGFTIKPDGTFEKPGQERDGFEGSTVDLNYVVQNFGNSPTTISLSASQIFEDGPSGAPVLRVIGIYLDEGEEGLSGQAKTPVNSVDLEIDGSKKLIVRVILEETGDLTDKGFINIVGIDPTGNTDDDNIAQIKVEEKEIVASTKSRLLETVLPGNSQSFSVSLTNNSEYELDSLVLKDFIDYGGNLVDGVLDSASLFSNYDFSARYFNGSDWLPEPPQNDEEIKGFELTFGPVSPGQSVEVSFDIFFPKNVPAGRRYNTASVSYSRLGTTWSSKTNTVDFTILALGVPLLGPFGYPDAPEMTLEDTTLSTVTVFDGDTVIFHHTLKNDGNTQGVMDLLIESANFQLEGWEFVFKDDTGVPLTDTDGSGYVDVGVVAPGQEVDIILEATIPEGVSGSNFEKGFKFIPKTVMGNEENRTIDIIPHIRKSDSLSISKVVLSSSLVMPKAEVRFFISVENESESSTGKITVSDPISTLLSAPYEIEVSKEATVSFNSQERILTVELDFLDPFESVEISFKCTTVDDIAEGTVIENTATVSGDGTFEDSERVSVKIFHGSLELMKLASPSIVELGSEITYTIEVSNPSTIATVTELRLEDRIPPGTSYVEGSASIDGEPLEPLILEDMLIFDNFRDLKPGEKSKVVYRLRLDEFTGESLKNTVRAIGTILSQEYSAQVITEPFVVDVRVFRPMNTGTGIIGRIYVDENGNGFYDKDDSKPLPVRLLLQDGSFVVTDKDGLFHFDRLKPGLHTVKVDIDVTPYRLSPNQDSRSLGDDRSFMIETLPGMYTILDIPLIHRERIVETITYRNPLTLKGFDAASLIVSGNQSLDPSMFSDYGYIVTPLNGQEFVGVDRLMVEVAMPIESRHTLYVNGIVVPESQIGQKANDADGLWLFVKYFNVKLNPGRNRIRLDWQDGTAKGSKEIEVYLSGEPFEIRVSTEPLTLTADGVTEALVVISLVDERGVPSSVGGTLIIEGLDPHTVSEPAEWDGTRLKLENGVSKLKLKPTAQAYSVDFSVRYGDLSKDVRLEYAVESRPPLITGSAQLQYSFKDRYLSFKGGVFGRLNIDRGLLTFRFGEESSADFDTYITHGDESIKGTLAPSSRPYFLRYEIGHFNVQLGDYKFETRGSTGFLSSGTGLSSEYSSDVFSYKLFLNPVYRRKRTEEFRGEGIRGPYYLSEIPVFGSETISLITRDSEGEIITRRVLRRGEDYTLYNSNRLLIFSKPVPYFDLDFNPIWIEAVYSTDSTSPGDLDMMAYLTYSPSGWKYSLTGLFRGLSEGYRFVSLKADGSISEGLSPSLELLVSSDSGDFGLRAAGALKFASKIVVGNLEAHLDRNFKAPDNPRAFSGFGLGLELNPKLFELKLLSGYSFDEKAKTGTLSLELLRDFKVGQVMTEVSLKETLIHKQNGLENEVRLTARPRLSLDKTRLSGEISLGLRGVGPFAGLSLRTDFGISESLFAGGDVVFDHSGAGRVKLSLTPYILKKLGKVSVTAKERIEFLPDLRFTTIIGFGYTLDTGKIDLEATLSDRISIGAGYTASYSPGIVNLDFLLQGKHTLVGSNTEDFYALHVGIENREIESLKLRLDTDLRFDTGFALSRFLIESRGEYLGLDRLKPAYHILYTNDLKTRSSRFEVQAGLAYVPQLRSPLALLSEGAYYISRNAEETTSEGRLTLDTVFWYDRTFNFALTGEIYLKKNMVYTINGLRAEKSFADLFYITGAGYLVNDNRGGFYNRFIIQVGLTLWPDTVIYAGYGFGSLKESFLGNLRKDGFYFGVKIKLDDSWFFTSRNTGKLNLYFFLDKDLDTKYDTGEMPASVKVRIDGKEYESNESGVISVELPVGLYRVELVEYPDSLASLLENSPELQVTEYGSRDFYWPFMESPAYVDIRIFVDSNSSGTYDEQEEYLKSFSINIGEDVVFTEDGTLTIPVSAGIIRISLDLASLGSGVSITTGSLNRQLELKPGERKSVEFGVAFQRKIEVVLFRDLNANGLRESDEPLLDASGILAIGGKPFRIGSLTVLEGVPSGRSPVSLTMDRGFEKLYSRTTAIDTVEVADTGDTVLEIGFAEKSSLMLSFLDEKGDYFYDVITVKIDGIEFQAFGIIELVGLVFGEHSVEITGLPKGFRCDRYIYEIWLEPGGRGELEVVIVKD from the coding sequence GTGCGCGGCAAGATCGTAATGCTTCTTATATTAATCTTTGTGACAACCGCGGTTGTCCCGGCACCGGCTGCCGGTTCTAAAATAGAGAACTTTGCCTTTGCCAGATACAGAGATATCGATGGCAATCATATTACGATCTTCTCGGATAAGGTCGTCACTACGGTATTGCCCGTCTATGGTTTCACGATAAAGCCCGACGGGACATTCGAGAAACCCGGTCAGGAAAGAGATGGTTTCGAAGGAAGCACAGTTGATCTGAACTATGTAGTACAGAATTTCGGTAATAGCCCGACGACGATCTCGCTCTCAGCCTCTCAGATCTTTGAAGACGGCCCCTCGGGTGCCCCGGTGCTCAGAGTTATCGGCATTTATCTCGATGAAGGAGAAGAGGGTCTCTCGGGACAGGCAAAAACACCGGTAAATAGTGTCGACCTCGAAATCGATGGTTCAAAAAAGCTGATAGTAAGAGTTATCCTCGAAGAAACCGGTGATTTGACCGATAAAGGTTTTATCAACATAGTCGGAATAGACCCGACCGGCAACACCGATGACGACAACATAGCCCAGATAAAGGTAGAAGAGAAGGAGATTGTCGCCTCCACAAAATCCAGACTCCTGGAGACCGTTCTCCCGGGTAACTCGCAGTCCTTCTCGGTGAGCCTCACAAACAACTCGGAGTACGAACTGGACAGCCTAGTTCTCAAAGACTTCATAGACTACGGGGGCAATCTGGTTGACGGAGTTCTCGATTCCGCTTCTCTCTTTTCGAATTACGATTTCTCCGCCCGCTACTTCAACGGTTCGGATTGGTTGCCCGAGCCGCCACAGAACGATGAAGAGATAAAGGGCTTCGAGCTCACCTTCGGTCCGGTCAGTCCGGGGCAGTCTGTCGAAGTGTCTTTCGATATCTTCTTCCCAAAGAACGTTCCAGCAGGCAGGCGCTACAACACCGCCAGTGTTTCTTACTCGAGGCTTGGAACAACATGGTCCTCAAAGACAAATACTGTCGATTTTACCATTCTGGCTCTGGGAGTCCCTCTTCTAGGTCCTTTCGGATACCCGGACGCGCCGGAAATGACTCTTGAGGATACTACGCTCAGCACTGTCACAGTTTTCGATGGCGATACTGTCATATTCCATCACACTCTCAAGAACGACGGAAACACACAGGGTGTAATGGATCTGCTTATTGAAAGTGCCAACTTTCAGCTAGAGGGCTGGGAGTTCGTCTTCAAAGACGATACGGGAGTTCCTCTGACGGACACAGACGGAAGCGGTTATGTGGATGTCGGGGTCGTCGCTCCAGGGCAAGAGGTAGATATAATTCTGGAGGCAACTATTCCCGAAGGCGTTAGTGGCAGCAATTTCGAGAAAGGCTTTAAGTTCATACCCAAAACCGTAATGGGCAACGAGGAGAACAGAACGATAGATATAATTCCACATATCAGGAAGTCAGACAGCCTGAGCATATCCAAAGTCGTTCTTTCGAGCTCTCTTGTTATGCCGAAGGCCGAAGTGCGTTTCTTTATCTCGGTGGAGAACGAGTCCGAGAGTTCGACCGGAAAGATCACGGTTAGCGATCCTATTTCCACGCTCCTTTCGGCTCCGTACGAAATTGAGGTTTCAAAGGAGGCTACGGTTTCATTCAACAGTCAAGAGAGAATACTCACGGTCGAGCTTGACTTTCTCGATCCCTTCGAGAGCGTGGAGATTTCCTTTAAGTGCACTACGGTTGACGATATCGCTGAAGGGACCGTAATAGAGAACACGGCAACCGTCTCGGGCGATGGAACTTTCGAAGACTCCGAAAGGGTCTCCGTGAAGATCTTCCACGGTAGTCTGGAGCTGATGAAGCTGGCCTCTCCTTCGATCGTTGAACTGGGGTCAGAGATTACCTACACTATCGAGGTGTCAAACCCCAGTACCATAGCAACTGTAACTGAACTCAGGCTAGAGGATAGAATCCCGCCGGGGACCTCTTACGTAGAGGGAAGCGCGAGCATCGACGGCGAACCCTTAGAACCTCTGATACTTGAAGATATGCTGATCTTCGATAATTTTAGAGACCTGAAGCCTGGAGAGAAGTCAAAGGTAGTTTACCGTCTGAGACTCGACGAGTTTACCGGAGAATCCCTGAAAAACACGGTCAGGGCTATCGGTACGATTCTGTCTCAAGAGTACAGCGCGCAAGTGATAACAGAACCCTTCGTCGTCGACGTGCGCGTTTTCAGGCCTATGAATACGGGCACTGGAATCATAGGCAGGATTTATGTAGATGAAAACGGAAACGGCTTCTACGACAAAGATGACAGCAAACCTCTGCCCGTCAGACTGCTCCTTCAGGACGGCTCCTTCGTCGTTACGGATAAGGACGGACTGTTTCATTTCGACAGGCTGAAACCGGGGCTCCACACCGTCAAGGTAGATATTGACGTGACACCTTACAGGCTTTCGCCGAATCAGGATAGCCGATCGCTTGGAGACGACAGATCTTTCATGATCGAGACTCTGCCGGGGATGTACACCATCCTAGATATACCACTGATCCACAGGGAGAGAATCGTCGAGACGATAACATATAGAAATCCTCTGACTCTCAAAGGCTTTGACGCCGCGTCGCTAATAGTCTCTGGAAATCAGAGCCTAGATCCCTCTATGTTCTCCGATTACGGTTATATAGTCACACCGTTGAACGGACAGGAATTTGTCGGCGTTGACAGACTCATGGTAGAGGTGGCAATGCCCATAGAAAGCCGCCACACTCTCTACGTAAACGGTATTGTCGTTCCCGAGAGCCAGATAGGACAGAAGGCCAACGACGCAGACGGCCTCTGGCTTTTTGTGAAGTACTTCAATGTGAAGTTGAATCCCGGAAGGAATAGAATAAGGCTAGACTGGCAGGATGGAACTGCAAAAGGCAGCAAGGAGATAGAGGTATATCTCTCCGGAGAGCCCTTTGAAATCAGAGTCTCGACCGAGCCACTTACACTGACCGCCGACGGCGTGACAGAGGCTTTGGTCGTAATCTCGCTGGTCGATGAAAGGGGCGTCCCATCATCGGTCGGTGGAACTCTTATTATTGAAGGTCTCGATCCTCATACTGTTTCCGAACCGGCTGAATGGGACGGAACGAGACTGAAGCTCGAAAATGGCGTATCTAAACTTAAATTGAAGCCCACGGCTCAGGCCTATTCAGTAGATTTCTCTGTAAGGTACGGTGATCTTTCAAAAGATGTTCGTCTGGAGTATGCAGTCGAATCGCGTCCACCGCTTATAACCGGAAGCGCACAGCTTCAGTACAGCTTCAAAGATCGTTATCTCTCCTTTAAAGGCGGTGTCTTCGGTCGCCTCAATATCGACAGAGGTTTGCTTACCTTCCGTTTCGGTGAAGAATCATCGGCCGATTTCGATACGTATATCACCCATGGCGACGAATCGATAAAGGGTACGCTGGCGCCCTCATCTCGCCCGTATTTTCTGCGCTATGAGATCGGGCATTTCAACGTTCAACTTGGAGACTATAAGTTCGAGACCCGCGGAAGTACCGGCTTCCTGTCAAGTGGAACTGGTCTTTCCAGCGAATACAGCAGCGATGTTTTCTCCTACAAACTCTTTCTGAATCCAGTTTACAGGAGAAAGAGGACCGAGGAGTTCAGAGGAGAGGGCATAAGAGGCCCCTATTACCTGTCTGAAATACCGGTTTTTGGAAGCGAAACTATAAGTCTTATAACAAGAGATAGCGAAGGCGAGATAATCACTCGGCGGGTTTTGAGAAGAGGCGAAGACTACACACTCTACAATTCGAATAGACTACTGATCTTCAGTAAACCGGTTCCTTATTTCGATCTAGACTTCAACCCGATCTGGATCGAAGCCGTCTATTCAACCGATTCGACCTCGCCGGGCGATCTCGACATGATGGCGTATCTAACTTACTCTCCTTCGGGCTGGAAGTATTCGCTTACCGGGCTATTCAGAGGTCTGAGTGAAGGCTACCGGTTTGTCTCTTTGAAGGCGGACGGAAGTATTTCCGAAGGCCTTTCGCCTTCGCTGGAACTGCTGGTCTCCTCGGACAGCGGAGACTTCGGATTGCGGGCCGCAGGGGCGCTGAAGTTCGCCAGCAAGATAGTCGTCGGTAATCTGGAAGCTCATCTGGACAGAAACTTCAAGGCACCTGACAATCCCAGAGCCTTTTCAGGCTTCGGTTTAGGTCTTGAACTCAATCCAAAGCTATTTGAGCTGAAGTTGCTCTCGGGATACAGCTTCGATGAAAAGGCTAAGACGGGAACACTCTCGCTTGAGCTGCTGAGAGACTTCAAAGTAGGTCAGGTTATGACTGAAGTCTCGCTCAAGGAGACTCTGATACATAAGCAGAACGGTCTGGAAAATGAAGTTCGGCTCACCGCAAGACCGAGGTTATCGCTGGACAAGACAAGGCTCAGCGGGGAAATCAGTCTGGGGCTGAGAGGGGTCGGTCCGTTCGCCGGTCTCTCTTTGAGGACCGACTTTGGTATCAGCGAGTCTCTCTTTGCAGGAGGAGACGTAGTATTTGACCATTCCGGAGCGGGCAGGGTAAAACTGTCGCTGACTCCATACATATTGAAGAAACTTGGCAAGGTCTCTGTAACGGCAAAAGAGAGGATAGAGTTTCTGCCGGATCTAAGGTTCACCACAATTATTGGCTTTGGCTATACGCTGGATACGGGGAAGATAGATCTCGAGGCGACTCTTTCGGACAGGATCTCGATTGGAGCCGGCTACACGGCCTCCTATTCTCCGGGCATCGTCAATCTGGATTTCCTCTTACAGGGCAAACACACTCTCGTTGGCTCGAACACCGAGGACTTCTACGCCCTGCATGTAGGTATAGAGAACCGTGAGATTGAGTCCCTTAAACTCAGGCTGGATACAGATCTTAGATTCGACACCGGATTTGCCCTGTCGCGATTCCTTATAGAGAGCCGGGGAGAGTATCTCGGTCTTGATAGGCTTAAACCGGCCTATCACATTCTCTACACGAACGACCTGAAGACCCGGAGCAGCCGATTTGAAGTTCAGGCTGGCCTCGCATATGTTCCCCAGCTGAGGAGTCCTCTGGCTCTCCTTTCGGAGGGAGCTTACTATATAAGCAGAAACGCAGAAGAAACGACTTCCGAAGGCCGGCTGACTCTTGACACTGTCTTCTGGTATGACAGAACCTTCAACTTCGCTCTGACCGGAGAGATATATCTCAAGAAAAACATGGTCTACACAATAAACGGACTCAGAGCGGAGAAGTCTTTTGCCGATCTCTTCTATATCACCGGTGCCGGATATCTTGTAAACGACAATAGAGGCGGTTTCTATAACAGATTCATAATCCAGGTCGGTCTCACCCTGTGGCCAGATACAGTCATCTACGCCGGTTACGGCTTCGGTTCGCTGAAGGAGAGCTTCCTTGGAAATCTGAGAAAGGACGGCTTCTACTTTGGAGTAAAAATCAAATTGGACGACAGCTGGTTCTTCACGAGCAGAAACACCGGAAAGTTGAACCTCTACTTCTTCCTCGACAAGGATCTCGATACAAAATACGATACAGGTGAGATGCCCGCAAGCGTCAAGGTGAGAATAGATGGCAAAGAGTACGAGAGCAATGAAAGTGGAGTCATATCTGTCGAATTGCCCGTCGGTCTTTACAGAGTCGAACTCGTAGAATACCCCGATTCACTTGCTTCCTTGCTTGAGAATTCTCCGGAGCTTCAGGTAACTGAGTACGGATCCAGAGACTTCTACTGGCCGTTTATGGAGTCACCGGCGTACGTGGATATACGCATCTTCGTCGACTCGAATTCTTCGGGTACATACGATGAGCAAGAGGAATACCTGAAGAGCTTCTCTATAAACATAGGCGAGGACGTAGTGTTTACCGAAGACGGAACGCTTACCATCCCGGTCTCGGCGGGAATTATAAGAATCTCGCTGGATCTGGCCTCACTCGGTTCGGGTGTCAGTATCACGACCGGTTCTTTGAACAGACAGCTAGAGCTGAAGCCGGGAGAGAGAAAGAGTGTCGAATTTGGTGTCGCCTTCCAGCGGAAAATCGAGGTGGTCCTTTTCAGAGACCTGAACGCGAACGGTCTGAGAGAGAGTGACGAGCCCCTTCTCGACGCTTCGGGCATCCTCGCCATCGGAGGCAAACCCTTCAGGATAGGTTCCCTGACGGTTCTCGAGGGAGTACCTTCCGGCAGGAGTCCGGTCAGTCTGACTATGGACAGGGGCTTTGAAAAGCTCTATTCGAGAACCACCGCCATCGATACGGTTGAAGTGGCCGACACGGGAGATACTGTCCTCGAAATAGGGTTCGCCGAAAAGAGCTCACTCATGTTGTCTTTCCTCGATGAGAAGGGCGACTATTTCTACGATGTCATAACGGTGAAGATCGATGGCATCGAGTTTCAGGCCTTTGGTATAATCGAGCTGGTGGGACTCGTCTTCGGAGAGCACTCGGTCGAGATAACCGGACTTCCGAAGGGGTTCAGGTGCGACCGGTACATCTACGAAATCTGGCTGGAGCCTGGCGGAAGAGGCGAATTAGAAGTGGTTATAGTGAAGGATTGA
- the abc-f gene encoding ribosomal protection-like ABC-F family protein, giving the protein MKGKKMLVSLSKVGHDYGQDFLFDDVSTSIDKKDKIILIGKNGCGKSTLMKIIAGELKPSEGEIFHSASVKIGYQIQNRIPDSDITLIDYYMSDKSLLLPDTQEYYSFERRVRSTLVGLEFSEEDWNRKLKTFSGGELTRISLGKLFLVDYDLLLLDEPTNHLDLESTEWLVGFLKSYQGALVVVTHDRYLIRKVGNRFWELNGGSMWDFPGDYDKYLFDREILMKSGTRARENLEKEIERLDAVAKRYRLWGQEKFIKQAINKEKQRDRLIEQLESLDLPDEEVRAPRFRLPQPDRTGYIVLKVEGLSFGFEGKELFRNAGLEVHRREKLGLLGPNGSGKTTLLKIITQDLEKTSGEVEWGHNVRWGYLSQLTEDLNLGNDVLTEIWQLMPGQPDYEVRKYIGRFGFPGEDVFKPISSLSGGEKTKLALAKLILSKPNVLVMDEPTNNLDIWSIESLEDVLREYEGCIILVSHDREFVQNICDHFVMIDRLKFKPVRSVQEYLNRNRTVRESNDNEASRLSFQEKRKLTNRRKSLSERYDLLHNEEEELSRKIEQAQLKMGLYVTNYEKLQEFQAIIESSEEKILALLEEKENLERELEELDNLLGD; this is encoded by the coding sequence ATGAAAGGAAAAAAGATGCTTGTTTCGCTGAGTAAAGTCGGACACGATTACGGTCAGGATTTTCTCTTCGACGATGTCTCGACTTCCATAGACAAAAAAGATAAGATCATACTCATAGGAAAAAACGGTTGCGGAAAGTCAACCCTCATGAAGATAATAGCCGGGGAGCTGAAACCCAGCGAGGGGGAGATTTTTCACTCCGCTTCGGTAAAAATCGGGTACCAGATACAGAACAGGATTCCAGACAGTGATATAACGCTCATCGACTACTATATGAGCGATAAATCCCTTTTGTTGCCAGACACCCAGGAGTACTACTCCTTCGAAAGGCGGGTCAGGAGTACGCTGGTGGGTCTGGAATTCTCCGAGGAGGACTGGAACAGAAAGTTGAAGACCTTCAGCGGAGGCGAGCTGACGAGAATATCTCTGGGAAAGCTTTTCCTCGTAGATTACGACCTTCTGCTCCTGGACGAACCTACCAACCATCTTGACCTTGAGTCAACCGAATGGCTGGTCGGGTTCCTGAAGAGCTACCAGGGTGCGCTGGTAGTCGTAACCCACGACAGGTACCTGATAAGGAAGGTCGGCAACAGGTTCTGGGAGCTGAACGGCGGTTCGATGTGGGACTTCCCGGGCGATTACGACAAGTATCTCTTCGATCGCGAGATACTCATGAAAAGCGGAACGAGAGCCAGAGAAAATCTGGAGAAGGAGATCGAAAGACTCGACGCAGTCGCCAAACGTTACAGGCTCTGGGGACAGGAGAAATTCATAAAGCAGGCCATCAACAAAGAGAAACAGCGCGATAGACTCATAGAACAGCTTGAATCTTTAGATCTACCCGACGAGGAGGTCCGGGCTCCCAGGTTCAGACTTCCCCAGCCCGACAGGACCGGTTATATAGTCCTCAAAGTTGAAGGGCTTTCCTTTGGATTCGAAGGCAAAGAGCTGTTCAGAAACGCAGGTCTGGAAGTCCACAGGCGCGAAAAGTTAGGCCTTCTCGGTCCAAACGGTAGCGGAAAAACCACTCTTCTGAAGATAATAACCCAGGATCTGGAAAAAACTTCCGGTGAGGTAGAGTGGGGCCACAACGTTCGATGGGGATACCTCTCGCAGCTCACCGAAGATCTAAACCTTGGCAACGATGTCCTGACGGAGATATGGCAGCTGATGCCGGGGCAGCCCGATTACGAGGTACGCAAATACATAGGACGGTTCGGTTTCCCGGGTGAAGACGTCTTTAAGCCCATCTCGTCTCTGAGTGGTGGAGAGAAGACGAAACTGGCGCTGGCGAAATTGATTCTCTCAAAGCCGAACGTTCTGGTGATGGACGAGCCGACGAACAACCTCGACATCTGGTCCATAGAGAGCCTGGAGGATGTTCTGAGGGAGTACGAAGGCTGTATAATACTGGTCTCGCACGATAGGGAATTCGTGCAGAACATCTGCGATCATTTCGTGATGATAGACAGGTTGAAATTCAAACCCGTGCGTTCGGTCCAGGAATACCTGAACCGTAACAGGACGGTCAGGGAAAGCAACGACAACGAAGCCTCAAGGCTCTCCTTCCAGGAGAAAAGAAAGCTCACCAACAGGCGGAAATCGCTTTCCGAAAGGTACGATCTTCTCCATAATGAAGAAGAGGAATTGTCGAGAAAGATAGAGCAAGCTCAGTTGAAAATGGGTTTGTACGTCACTAATTACGAGAAACTTCAGGAATTTCAGGCCATCATAGAGTCATCGGAAGAGAAGATACTGGCCTTGCTCGAAGAGAAAGAAAACCTCGAAAGAGAACTCGAGGAGCTTGACAACCTTCTGGGGGATTGA